AATGACAGATGTCAGGCTGCACTATAATTATTTGCGCATGGCGATGCCCGATCAAAAGAACGTTATGACATTGGGCGAAAATTTTGATGACAAAGAGTCGGCCCAAAATTCGAACGGTCTAATGTGTATACCAGATTCAAATCTTGGACTGAGGGGCATCTGTTGGGCTCAAATATTCGGCCCAAATATTCTATTATTTTAAAATGAGTGAAATGGGGTGTTAGGTCCAAGCAGAGGAGTCGAGATTAGAAGCCACGGATCAGAGGCGAACCACGCCTCCGTCCTCTGCAAAACAAGAGAGCCCGAAGACATTTTGGCGGGAAATTCAGTTATTCGAATAACCGATCAGGAAGTAGACTGAACTAACTTACTCCTTAGTATTTTTCACCCTATAAATATCATCTCAACAGAGAAAAATGAGAGGGAAGAAaaaactgacttaagcatcggagtgtctttcttgaaGGTACATTCAGACGGTTCGACGATCACTTAAGCCACCTATACCGCAAGAAAGAGATCAGAGAACTGAAGTTTGACGTCAAGTACCTCCcaaaatagaaagaacaaaattgttgcatcaacaagtatgattacaaaaaatataatgttggatataaaaataatcataaaaatacaATATgatcaaaaaattataaaaatatcgaGGTTACCTTTTGGTTGGTTTTCTTTTCAACATTCCTTTTGGTTGCTCTTAAAACTACTTAGTTtagattttaaaatatattttcgggTGAAAAAagaattacaaaaatattaagtttCTTTTTGGTTTCCTTAAAattatttaagatatatattAGTTACTTTTTAAGACATGacttaatttttgaattatacTATTTCAACTTATTATTATGGTACTATTTGATAGGTTATTATTGTAGTTACTATTTGATAGCTTATTATTATTGTAGTTAGTATttggaaatattttattatagTTACTTTTTGGTAACTTATTTAATTATGGGGGTATTGTGCAAAATGACCCTTAAtggtgtgtgaaagtaagtaaatgtccatgtttttaattttatagtaaaatagcctaatcatctctttaatattatatattaccaaatatgccctttaacaaattactattttattctaaatattttaatattatgatatatgtatattagttttatttaattagtttttattttaaagttattttgattttttttttcgttttttatgggttgttgaatgatataccatgccacaaaatatatatactaagttAAAAAATAATGGCTATTTAGGAtcccccgaactattacatatACCAAATCGTGCCCCCTCAGTTTTTAAgcccgttaaaaattccccccgaactatTGAGTGTGTTGAATTGTGAGTCTTCCTTCCAGTTCCGTTCAATTTTCATAACGGAGCTGTGATCTGGAAATTACCCCAACCATGTGGCCTAACACGTCagtaattgttgataaatttattgaaaaataatacaaaaaaataacCCTAGTTCTATATATAATGGTTTAGGGTCTTTGTTAAGAACATAGTTCTTCATGTGCAATCGActtattcaatttttttctctCAATCAGCACCAGCGAAGACCTTCATTTTTCATGGGCAGCCAGCAAATATGTCTTATTCtatcaattcaaacaataatggTAGAAGGTATGAGGAAGAGCTTCAATTTAATAAACCCATTTATGATTGTGGGTTCGAGTCTATAATTCGCACTTCTTGGACAGTTGATAATCCAGGTAGAAGGTTTTATGGCTGCCCAAATTACAAGGTTAGTTGttagttaattatttttcttttaaatgggGTTATGACGTTTTACAATATTGGTCCAGTGCcgtattttttctttttgttttgcaGAGAAATGTGAATGATGGTTGTCGGTTTCTTAGATGGATAGACCCAATACACGGTGCAAGAAATAGGAATGATTTAGGAGGGTTGTTTAGAAGGTTTGAGGAGATTGAGGCTAATGTTAAGCAGCTGCAAATTTTGGTTGAAGAAAGAAATGAAGAAGTTGATAGAATGTTAAAGTTGTTGAAAAGTGTTAAATTTGGTGTATGTATTTGTGTTGTAATATTtgcttttattttgtatttgatcTTTGGCAGTGTTTGATATATGTAATAGGTAGTGATTGATATATGTAATGGGTAGCAATTATCATTTTGTTGTTATGActaaaagaaattaattttttttgaatggTTACTAATCTAGCAGTCTGTATCATTTGTTGTTATGAACTGTTAAAATAAGAACTCCAAACAATAATGTGAACTCATGATAGCACTTGTGCTTGAATAACAAACATGTTTACAAAGAGTTCCACAAAGGCCTTTTACACAATCATCACAAACTAATCGAAATGGCAGACAAAAATTAAGAACCTTCTGAGATGTTGTACATAAACTAATCAATA
The Humulus lupulus chromosome 6, drHumLupu1.1, whole genome shotgun sequence DNA segment above includes these coding regions:
- the LOC133784969 gene encoding uncharacterized protein LOC133784969, with protein sequence MSYSINSNNNGRRYEEELQFNKPIYDCGFESIIRTSWTVDNPGRRFYGCPNYKRNVNDGCRFLRWIDPIHGARNRNDLGGLFRRFEEIEANVKQLQILVEERNEEVDRMLKLLKSVKFGCLIYVIGSD